TTTTCCTTGCTGCATTATTACTGGTGGCCTTTACCGGCCATGGGGTGCTTGAGAGtatgagtgaggagtcagcaggcggTCAATtacatcaaatatataaaacaggcaataaaacgGTGTTTTGAGAACGTGTTTGTCACCgcaaccaaaaaaagaaatcaagcGATGGATAGATAGAATAAGAACGAAAGGCAGACTTTGAAACAGAagtgaaaacaatatttgtaaacttttttatttatttatagccTTGTTATCACCGGTCTTCTTATCTCTTTCCGCTCTCTCCCTCCTACAGTAAGCTGTTTCATGTCCGACCTGTGACTCATACTGATGTGTACCGTGCAGATGCCAAAGAAATTCCAAGGATATTCCAGGTAATGAGCCAGGACACTTCCTGTTGAcgtctctttctcttccctcttcctcctaCAGACTGTCAGTACAGATCGTGTTCTCAATTCCACCGTCTACCTCAATAAATCTTCAGTTAaattccttttcctttctttctctttccccaGATCCTGTATGCCAATGAAGGCGAGATTAAACGTGAACAGGAGCTTGTAGTGGAGCCCGCGGCGTATGGTGATCGGCCCGCCTTCATCAGCCACAAGGGTCATGAGTTCATCCTCACTCTGTACCACTTCCCCTCCAGCTGTGAGGCCTGCACTCGGCCCCTGTGGCACGTTTTCAAGCCCCCGCCGGCCCTTGAGTGCCGCCGCTGCCACACCAAGTGCCACAAAGATCACCTGGACCGAAAGGAGGAAGTTATTGTGCCCTGCAAGGGTCAGTACGCTCAGTCGAGAGTTAATATAGAGAGTTGATATATTTGAATGTAACTTGGATTTTATAACTCTAATCTGTTTAATCCCTTTCTGTTACAGTGAACTACGACATGTCCACTGCCAAAGAGCTGCTTCTGCTGACCAACtcacaggaggagcagcagcgcTGGGTCAGCCACCTGCTCAAACGCATCCCGAGGAAACACCCGACGATGAGTCCTCCGTCCGCAGCACAAAACAACCTTCCTGAAGCAACGTCACGCTCCTCTCCCCGAGTCTCCCCGAGACCTTCACCCAGGGGTTCCCCTCATATGTCCACCCATCGTGGAGCCATTAAGATCCAGGCcaccaggcagcagcagcaatcaGGGAAAACCAGGTGAGGACTTGGAAGATTTGATTGCATACAGAACATTTTAGGAATTTGTCAcccatattttttaaatgacagcagTAACACCGTTTTATTGAtacctttttatttcatatattaaaacttcaaaaatgtatctttgtaAGAAGGGGGGGTGAAAATCgacatttcagatttttaggtcaaaatgttattttaaaaataccaTTTACACTACAAGTGGtcattttaaatctgtttacTTTTGAACTTTGGTGCTAATCAACAACTAATTCCTGTCTCCCAATTTTTCTCACCTCATCTTGTCATTGTCGCAAGAGAGATTAATTTATTGTAAACTAATAATCAGTGTCGTTTCGCTGTAGTAAATGTAACTTTTGAATGgattgttgtttctgttgatgATTCATATGCAGTTGAAAAGGGGCCTAAAGCTGTGGCTGACACAGGAAGTAGTGCTTTAAACAAGGTTCCTGAGTAATTTGCATAATTGTATGCAGCATTCATGCCCCAACATGGCTTCTCACACAGCGTCAGCAGCTACCTAATTCAGTAGTAAACTATTCTGGGAGTCACTAACTGTAACTGTCTTGTTTTCTGCCGTTGACTAAGACACTCGGGTGAATTTCCTCTCTGTCACAATCTAACTGGCTCTCATCCCTCAGCACTGGCCCCATGCTCCGTATCATCCTccactgacctttgacctctgaccccaccCTTCTAACGTCTCTCATTCTGGGAGGCTGTAAGTAGCGGAGCTTGTTGCGCCCGTCTGCCATCCATTACTCCGAGCTGCCTTGTCCGTTAACACTAGCTTAATCTAACAAGCAGCATTCACTAAATCAACTACTCGCTGCTCTACACTGCCCCCTGCTGAAGTTGGCCTATATTGCCCTTTGATCCCTGGATGAACCTCATACTTACTGTTTCAGATTGCTTGAGTTTGGCCTCAAAGACTGGAGTTTGCAGTTGGATGAtgtcagtgatgatgatgatgatgatgatttgttCTTCTGAAGGAAGTGACAGAAGGGGTACGGAGGGTAACTGGACCtctacatgtgtgttttcagttagtAGGATGCCTTATTGTGGCCTGaggcatgtttttgtgtgatttaaacatttttcgGTTCAGTGGAAAATATAAACACAGTGCTTGAAAACATCGTTGCTACAAGAATAGCTTGATGGTTTGGGAAGTATGCTTATTGAGGAAATAGCAGATTGATATGGCTGTAATATTGGTCTACATGTTTGCaagaagtaaaatattaaagcaatattttgtGAGATTGGGAAATACACACATTTGCTTTCCAGCAGAGAGTTACGTGACTATACAACTGTCATGTCTGTACATTTAATATGACGCTGCAGCCAATTTAGAATAAACCTGTTTCTGTCCAAAATTAACAATTTCCATCTGCCAGCACCACTGTAGTTGGTGTTCTTTAATATTTAACCTCTTGCAAACATACAGGCTAAGATTATTCCCATATCtgcctgttttttgttgttgtttttgcattctACTCATGCATTGTGTGGTTACTGGATAGCTTCCACgtttaatatgtgtgtattttgtgtggGCGTGCCTTTGAAGTCCAGCCATTCTGTTGGTAGCATCTCAGGTTTTCAcataattttctttctctctctttctcttcacagTTAACCCTGGCTGATCAAAGATGCGGATTTTCATCTTTGTGGAGTAATGATCGCAGTCTGGAAGCAGTGCCTTcaagtgttatttttttaagggaagtagtctgaaaaaaaaaaatgctaatgatGGACAGAGACATTCATAGAAACTGGCAGTCGTCATGAGAACTGGGGCTgcctttgtctttttaaaaggaataaaataagtATTCGTATTAGAGTGAGACTTCATCTTaagaaaaaggggggaaaaaacaacactgattaAAACGGCCTTATTTTATAACCATCATGAGAAAAAACATGGACTTTTTATTCTGTCAGATGTAGTGACTCacattgatttgtgtttgtgaggtGTTTGGCATGTGTGTGAACATTTGTATATAGGATCAAGAGGTCAGTCTGTGTATTGTAACACAGAACGTGTAGCTCATAGTAtatgattgttctgtttttatggTTATAAGTCAGCAGCACATTTAACAGTATATGCTCGTCTTGTAAATGAATGCAGTTTTCATTACACAAAGTAGATCTATTAAAACATAAGACAGAATAATGTGAATTGAACagaaacaatgtgttttattctctgCATTCATgagaaattcaaataaattctCTTACCCAAAAAATGGAtaattcatgtttcattcattgtttattaaaatTCTACATGTAGGatttatatcaatataaaaaaaggatgacAATGATTAATATTGTGACTTGATGTCTTATTTGTAACCTTTCAGTCTGAATTTCCTGCCCTCCAGTAAAATGTAGACACTGCGTTGAGCAATAGACAGGCAGTGAATGAAATGTATACAGATAAAATCAAGTTCATTGAGTTTCTCCTGGTTTTTGTCAGGAGGAATTGGGGAAAACTGTAATTTTAATTTGGTTTCTCCATCTCCACACACATGTTTCGATGTTGCAATGTACCTGAATTATTAGTTTGGTATCTTAATGGTCTTAAGATATACTCATTGAAAATCATACAGTTGTGTACATTGTACAATAATACTAAAGTGATGTCCCAACATCGACAttataaacacagaaatgtaacaGGAATGTTGTAGTGATGCTTCAGAGGTGTTCCATCTGACTACAGTGTATTTCAGGAGACTATCTGAACTACACCAGAATaggtctctctctatctcacgAATGCATGTGGAGTGAGTGGGCTTGACTGAAATAAATCTTTCAGAACAGCCTAAAGCCAACTGGCACTCATCATACATAATGTAATGGTTCATCATGTTGCCCATCTGCTAAAATCGTATTTCATACTTGCGGTCTAATCCATTCTGTCTATCAGCTGTGTGACTGTATGTTCCGGTTGAATAATCATGAAGCCTGCTGTACCGACCGCTGCGACCTCAGGTGGCACGCAGCTTTCTCCTGGCGTTCCTTCCTTCTCATCGTGATTCAACATTAATTTGTCTCCTGtcttttgatttatatttctaaaaagGATTTATTTCTTGCAATAGTGTGTTAAGTGTGTAGTATATGCATTTGAGGTACTTCtgctttacttgagtatttccaattCATGCAACTTTATACCTCTACCCCACCACAATTCAAAAGGAACTACCTTTCTTTAAGAGTGTTTTCAATACTTACAATATATACAGGAGACATTTTTCAGCattatcagtacttttactttgatacttgATACATTTCACTTTAGGGATATTAAAACTGCTTTCTTATTATGTTACCTCAAATAATAtgggtaagaaaaaaaataaaagaaacctgCTTCCTCACATATTGTAGCGTATACCTGATGTGGTGATAGATGTTTTATAAAGAACATGGTGCACTAATGATAGTTAACAAGTTTAAACATCCCTCTATCATCACTGTTATTGTAATGTCTTGGCTCCTCTGTGTGTTCTTTGTGAGGGTGGATTTAATCACAGGctgttggaagactagaaaagcgctattcaagtacaagtccatttaccatttacaagcTACTGAAGTACAATCTTGAggtacatttattgtattttagtaTTTCCCTTTTATGCTACTGTGTACATTTACTCCACCTTATTTCAGGGCAATTATCTTAATTTTAATCTGCTCTATTTATTTGATGACTGTAGTTATAGTTGCTTTGCTGAGTAAgactttacacacaaaacatgatcAGAATATGTTGTTATTGGGATATGTTTACAGCATAATGTTGTTAAAATAAGCTCCGACTCaaccagctacaacagtaaaTTGCTACTAAAATGTGAATTGATTTTACTTGTAATACCACCTGGAATACAGTACTTATTACAGTATGGATGCAGGGCTACTTGAAATTGAGTATTTTCAACATTATTATGGAGACTTTATATAAGTAGAGTCATCAATATGTTTCTGCTTCGGTTACACACAATGGAAACAAGCTAATGGAGACACATTTTACTCTTCAAATGTGCTGGAGTAAATAAAGTAACTAAATCATAAGGGAAAAGGCATTTATTGAACTTGTATTCAGTGCTTACTGCAATATAACTTAACTATGCAACTTAGAACTTGcatttgtttgaattattattattatataacattcTGTGGCATGAACAGCTTTTCTGAAGattaataacattttcagaaaagtaaaagaaattcttctcattttaaattgattatCATGCACTTTACCTTAcatgctcctcctcctttgcCATATCTAAAAAATCCAAAGtgcaaaataatgtaaacatctAACTCAGTTCGTCACTCAGTGGAAAACCATCAGAATCGTAAAATTCATAAGCTCAGATGAACACAATATGTAGAACTCAACATCTTATTTCAGAATCAGCAGTTTCTAGAAGAACtatgaaattgtattaaaaaatataattgaatttAAGGTTTCAAGGTTTTGTGCTTTCCCTGCAGCTTAGAGTCACACAGTCTGTTGCAACTGCCAGTCCTTGACGAATGCCTGTAGTGAGAAGGTCCTTGTTTACTCAATAAGTAATGATTAGATTGGGGGATTCTGCTCCCCAAATGACTCAGTAATTTGCAAGTGACCACTGCTGAATCTGAGCAGACTGGCTGCTACACGTACAACTAAGAAAACAACagtaagttttattttgttactcaAGGCACTGCACTTCATGTGCATGAACAAACATGTTATCTTCTTACTCATGGTACTGAACATCATGTGTGTAAACTGGAATTGATTTGTGATGTTTGCGTTGGTGAAATACTTAAGCAGGAtcttaaaagtaatttataacTTGTCCTCATCTTAATCTAtgtgtcctcttcttctagTAATGAAGTCCTGGTGTGCCCTTGCTTCTCTCTTGTTGGCATATTTCTGCCATGGCACTCTGTCCTGCCCGCCACTTTGCAAATGCTACCACAGAAGAGCTGAGGTGGTCTGTAATGAGGTCCCTCTGACAGAGTACCCCTCCGAGGGTCTCTCGATGAACACCACCTTGATGACCATCCAGTTCACGAACATCACCTCCATCTCCGAGCAGCAGCTGAAGGCCACACCCCTTCTGCAGGGGCTCCACCTGTACAGCAACCACCTGCAGAGCCTTTCCGCTCATCTCCTCAGAGGTGTTCCTCACCTCAACACTTTAGATCTCACGGGGAACAAACTGTCTGTCCTGCCTGCGGATGTCTTCCTCCACGCCCCACTCCGCAACTTGGTGCTGAAGAATAATGTGATTGAAAAAGCTGATGCTGAGTGGCTACCTGATAACAGCAGCATCACCTGGTTGGACATGTCTGGGAACAGTTTAACAAAGATCCCAACTGCTCTGCTTCAGAAGCTGCCCCACCTGGAGACTCTGGACCTTGCCAATAACCATCTGGAGCAGATCTCTATGAGCTCTCTGGACCCGCTGACCAAACTTGAGAGGTTAAACCTGCGTAACAACAAACTAGACACCCTGGAAGTATCTGTACTTCAGAGCAGCCGTAACCTCACCTATCTGTTCCTCTCTCAGAATAACCTCAACAAACTCCCCCAAAACCTTTTTCAGGAGCTCACTCAGCTCAGGCTCCTGAGTCTGGATGAAAACCAGCTGAGCCACATCCCTGCAGGTTTGCTGGACCCTCTGAGctccctggaggaggaggggctggACCTGACCTCCAACCCCTGGGTGTGTGATGGGAAGGTGAAGTACCTCTGGAGGTGGCTtcagaagaacaagaagaaggtCTTCCTACCAGAGACCATCATATGTGCTAGACCACAGTCTTTGGTTGGGCGCTCACTAATGTCACTGACAGAAAGTGAACTAAACCTTCAGGCTTAATGTTTTCCAATCCTCATACTGTTTATTATCTGACACGGTGATGTATCCAGTTCAGCCTGTCATAGCTGTCTTACTTTTCAATCACTAAAACATTCTCTTTTGTTAATGCAATGTGAATGAATGATTACTATGATATGAGTAAAGAAAGCATAcaagaatgtttttcttctctgtctttatttcaatgcaaat
This window of the Anoplopoma fimbria isolate UVic2021 breed Golden Eagle Sablefish chromosome 18, Afim_UVic_2022, whole genome shotgun sequence genome carries:
- the LOC129107372 gene encoding leucine-rich alpha-2-glycoprotein-like, with translation MKSWCALASLLLAYFCHGTLSCPPLCKCYHRRAEVVCNEVPLTEYPSEGLSMNTTLMTIQFTNITSISEQQLKATPLLQGLHLYSNHLQSLSAHLLRGVPHLNTLDLTGNKLSVLPADVFLHAPLRNLVLKNNVIEKADAEWLPDNSSITWLDMSGNSLTKIPTALLQKLPHLETLDLANNHLEQISMSSLDPLTKLERLNLRNNKLDTLEVSVLQSSRNLTYLFLSQNNLNKLPQNLFQELTQLRLLSLDENQLSHIPAGLLDPLSSLEEEGLDLTSNPWVCDGKVKYLWRWLQKNKKKVFLPETIICARPQSLVGRSLMSLTESELNLQA